A window of the Hordeum vulgare subsp. vulgare chromosome 5H, MorexV3_pseudomolecules_assembly, whole genome shotgun sequence genome harbors these coding sequences:
- the LOC123397460 gene encoding la-related protein 1B-like yields the protein MEPAPAPAPATASPDPAPRSPAPSPAKRSAWKQPSPSSATNGAPHADAPPPPAVMDADHWPALADAAKTKTLLPATSDSPKPPPDPSPAAASSAMANPSNSPRHASGTHHGRHKTARRGGAGGGDHSPREHHERPAAGFDHGGSGGRGGQRSHHNNNNGGRRGGGNGGPGGPGGGGLPHHGGFGGRRRGGYDGAYYRAPGGMGMGPYMRGAPPPPQLAVAPNPYMGAPPPPGSHMRAFPGPMMGYHDMTSPVSPVTPVYYVGPPPPPEALRGMAFAPHMVGPPAYPCFQPLAELEPEPEPEPEAEPDSEAKGQKLQNQFEFYFSKDNLCGDVYLRQHMDEEGFVSIPFMSTFNKVREITADIPNANLQYIIETIQSSSILEVKGDKVRRKDDWDKWLIPRESNPNIVSSSAAAVPSPNVNDLTAHLGGVGLHEPAGPSSMVDQNHHEVVQNGSASSSNNPAPAAEESAGQR from the exons atggagcCCGCCCCAGCCCCCGCCCCCGCCACCGCGTCGCCCGATCCGGCGCCCCGCTCTCCGGCGCCATCGCCGGCCAAGAGGTCCGCCTGGAagcagccctccccctcctccgccaccaaCGGCGCCCCGCACGCcgacgcgccgccgccgcccgccgtcaTGGACGCCGACCACTGGCCCGCGCTCGCCGACGCTGCCAAGACCAAGACCCTGCTCCCGGCCACCTCCGACTCCCCCAAGCCTCCCCCGGACccttcccccgccgccgcctcatcG GCCATGGCGAACCCGTCCAACTCGCCCAGGCACGCCTCCGGGACGCACCACGGCCGCCACAAGACGGCCCGGCgcggaggcgccggcggcggagaCCACTCCCCGCGGGAACACCATGAGAGGCCAGCAGCCGGCTTTGACCATGGCGGCAGCGGCGGGAGGGGTGGCCAGAGaagccaccacaacaacaacaacggcggaaGGAGGGGCGGTGGCAACGGTGGCCCGGGCGGCCCAGGAGGCGGTGGACTTCCTCATCACGGCGGGTTTGGGGGCCGCCGGAGAGGCGGGTATGATGGTGCCTACTACCGTGCACCAGGAGGGATGGGCATGGGGCCGTACATGCGgggcgcgccgccgcccccgcagcTGGCCGTAGCTCCTAATCCCTACATGGGCGCCCCTCCGCCGCCCGGCTCGCACATGCGAGCCTTTCCTGGACCGATGATGGGATACCATG ATATGACATCGCCAGTGTCTCCTGTTACCCCAGTTTACTATGTTGGGCCCCCGCCGCCTCCAGAGGCTCTCAGGGGAATGGCATTCGCACCTCATATGGTCGGGCCACCTGCTTATCCTTGCTTTCAGCCCCTGGCTGAGCTTGAACCTGAGCCTGAGCCTGAGCCCGAGGCTGAGCCCGATTCCGAGGCTAAAGGCCAGAAGCTGCAGAACCAGTTTGAGTTCTACTTCAG CAAGGATAACTTATGTGGAGATGTTTACTTGCGGCAACATATGGATGAGGAGGGCTTTGTATCCATCCCTTTTATGTCAACTTTCAATAAG GTCCGGGAAATCACTGCTGATATTCCTAACGCCAATTTGCAGTATATAATTGAAACAATTCAGTCCTCATCTATACTGGAAGTGAAG GGCGACAAAGTTAGGAGGAAAGATGATTGGGACAAATGGCTGATTCCTCGAGAGAGCAACCCTAATATTGTGTCAAGCTCTGCAGCAGCTGTGCCAAGCCCCAATGTGAATGATCTGACAGCACACCTTGGTGGCGTGGGCCTGCATGAACCAGCTGGCCCTAGTAGCATGGTGGACCAAAACCACCATGAGGTAGTCCAGAATGGATCAGCTTCTTCCAGC